The following are encoded in a window of Halorarum salinum genomic DNA:
- the trkA gene encoding Trk system potassium transporter TrkA yields the protein MRVVIIGAGQVGESIADDLDDTHEVVVVERDSERCEELTYSLDVLTVNGDGTSVDTLEEAGVADAEIVIASTDDDETNIVACSTVKAITDAFTIARVKATEYLKTWRRSETAFGIDFMVCTNLLTAQSVVRVVGLPAALDVDPFAGGKVQMAEFEVASDSEVVGETVAEADRFDSLTFVAVLRNGDVVIPTGETVISGGDRLVVIGSPESVRGFAPTVASREQQAEVSELVVVGGSEIGYHVARLFEDRGISVRVIEQDPDRARELAELLPDSVVLQSDATDVEFLEREHVGDADVLVSALDADEKNLLACLLGKRLGVGRTVSIVDSDPYIELFETVGVDVAISPRAVVAEEITRFTRENRAENVALIESHKAEVIEIEIEADSPLAGRTIQESVAQLPERVVFGAITRNDSFVTPRGDTVIETGDHVVAFAPADVVADLTAKL from the coding sequence ATGCGCGTCGTCATCATCGGCGCCGGACAGGTCGGGGAGTCCATCGCCGACGACCTCGACGACACCCACGAGGTCGTCGTCGTCGAGCGCGATTCGGAGCGGTGTGAGGAACTGACCTACTCGCTGGACGTGCTGACGGTCAACGGCGACGGGACGTCGGTCGACACGCTGGAGGAGGCCGGCGTGGCGGACGCGGAGATCGTCATCGCCTCGACCGACGACGACGAGACCAACATCGTCGCCTGTTCGACGGTGAAAGCGATCACCGACGCGTTCACCATCGCGCGCGTGAAGGCGACCGAGTACCTGAAGACCTGGCGCCGGTCCGAGACCGCGTTCGGCATCGACTTCATGGTGTGTACGAACCTGCTCACCGCACAGTCGGTCGTCCGCGTCGTCGGCCTCCCGGCGGCGCTGGACGTCGACCCCTTCGCGGGCGGGAAGGTACAGATGGCCGAGTTCGAGGTGGCTTCCGACAGCGAGGTGGTCGGAGAGACCGTCGCGGAGGCGGACCGGTTCGACTCGCTCACGTTCGTCGCAGTCCTCCGGAACGGCGACGTCGTCATCCCGACCGGCGAGACCGTCATCAGCGGGGGCGACAGGCTCGTCGTCATCGGGAGCCCCGAGAGCGTCCGCGGGTTCGCGCCGACCGTCGCCAGCAGGGAACAGCAGGCCGAGGTGTCCGAACTGGTCGTCGTCGGCGGCTCGGAGATCGGCTACCACGTCGCCCGACTGTTCGAGGACCGGGGCATCTCGGTCCGGGTCATAGAGCAGGATCCGGATCGGGCCCGCGAACTCGCGGAGCTGCTCCCCGACTCGGTCGTGCTCCAGTCGGACGCGACCGACGTGGAGTTCCTGGAGCGGGAACACGTCGGCGACGCGGACGTGCTCGTGAGCGCGCTCGACGCCGACGAGAAGAACCTGCTCGCGTGCCTGCTCGGGAAGCGGCTCGGCGTCGGACGGACCGTCTCGATCGTCGACAGCGACCCGTACATCGAACTGTTCGAGACCGTCGGTGTGGACGTCGCCATCAGCCCGCGCGCGGTCGTCGCCGAGGAGATCACCCGGTTCACGCGCGAGAACCGGGCCGAGAACGTGGCGCTCATCGAGTCCCACAAGGCGGAGGTCATCGAGATCGAGATCGAGGCCGACAGCCCCCTCGCAGGCAGGACCATCCAGGAGTCGGTGGCCCAACTCCCGGAGCGCGTCGTCTTCGGTGCCATCACCCGGAACGACTCGTTCGTGACGCCCCGCGGTGACACCGTCATCGAGACGGGCGATCACGTCGTCGCGTTCGCGCCGGCCGACGTGGTGGCGGACCTCACGGCCAAACTGTGA
- a CDS encoding SRPBCC family protein has translation MDELAVTTDVYVSPAEAFEFLLDFESYAEYTKYLDRVSCTHGDGGPGSRYAFRFSWWKLTYTARSEVTDVEPPTRIDWRVTKDVDAHGSWLVEPLEPLPAEAPADAEEGSRVTFEVRFDAESADESAVSLPRFVSFGRVLDRVRPLVREEAERVVRRAVRELEGREREVRLDVRSEDGPSGDGGTR, from the coding sequence GTGGACGAACTGGCCGTCACGACCGACGTGTACGTGTCGCCGGCCGAGGCGTTCGAGTTCCTGCTGGACTTCGAGAGCTACGCGGAGTACACGAAGTACCTCGACCGCGTGTCCTGTACCCACGGCGACGGCGGACCCGGGAGCCGGTACGCGTTCCGCTTCTCGTGGTGGAAGCTCACCTACACCGCCCGGTCGGAGGTGACGGACGTCGAGCCCCCGACCCGCATCGACTGGCGCGTGACGAAGGACGTCGACGCGCACGGCTCCTGGCTGGTCGAACCGCTAGAGCCCCTCCCAGCTGAAGCGCCCGCCGACGCCGAGGAGGGGAGCCGGGTCACCTTCGAGGTCCGGTTCGACGCCGAGTCCGCCGACGAGTCGGCCGTGTCGCTCCCCCGGTTCGTCTCCTTCGGCCGGGTGCTGGACCGTGTACGGCCGCTGGTCCGTGAGGAGGCCGAACGCGTCGTCCGGCGCGCGGTCCGGGAACTCGAGGGGAGGGAGCGGGAGGTTCGACTCGACGTGCGGTCGGAGGACGGCCCGTCCGGGGACGGCGGGACGCGCTGA
- a CDS encoding ABC transporter substrate-binding protein produces the protein MHRREFVAVAGGALTTGLAGCAGSTDPEAGSPTDGSGDGSTGTPQESSSGSGTDADGSYSVSMEPVGEVTFDEVPETWVANNGSWADMGVALGMEPPKGVWLTSRYHTQYYDDIDGVSVDASGMVDLYQDGVDKELFLELDADVHVIDPNFLMNRFKGWDQDDVDEISQGVAPFFGNSIFSTGYAWHEDYEYYGLYEAFGKLAEVFQRTDRYGAFASLHEEFQASLADVVPPEGERPAVAIMWADGDEPETFSPYLVGEGTSFKQWRDLGVRDALAETDVQDFHSNRGRIDYETLLEIDPDVLLFRGQEAKTGREFRDTVVSFMEDHDVASSLTAVRNGDVFRGGPLYQGPITNLVLTERAAGQVYGVEDELFDRNRVAGIVNGDV, from the coding sequence ATGCATCGACGGGAGTTCGTCGCCGTCGCCGGCGGCGCGCTGACGACCGGACTGGCCGGGTGTGCGGGCTCGACCGACCCCGAAGCTGGTTCGCCCACGGATGGATCGGGCGACGGATCGACTGGGACCCCCCAGGAGTCGTCGAGCGGCTCCGGAACCGACGCGGACGGCTCCTACAGCGTCTCGATGGAGCCGGTCGGCGAGGTCACGTTCGACGAGGTCCCGGAGACCTGGGTCGCGAACAACGGAAGCTGGGCCGACATGGGCGTCGCGCTCGGGATGGAGCCGCCGAAGGGGGTCTGGCTCACCAGCCGGTACCACACGCAGTACTACGACGACATCGACGGGGTGTCCGTCGACGCGAGCGGGATGGTGGACCTGTACCAGGACGGCGTCGACAAGGAACTGTTCCTCGAACTCGACGCCGACGTCCACGTCATCGACCCCAACTTCCTGATGAACCGGTTCAAGGGGTGGGATCAGGATGACGTCGACGAGATCAGCCAGGGGGTCGCGCCGTTCTTCGGGAACAGCATCTTCTCGACCGGCTACGCCTGGCACGAGGACTACGAGTACTACGGCCTCTACGAGGCGTTCGGCAAGCTCGCGGAGGTGTTCCAGCGCACGGACCGGTACGGGGCGTTCGCGTCGCTCCACGAGGAGTTCCAGGCGTCGCTGGCGGACGTCGTTCCCCCGGAGGGCGAACGGCCCGCCGTCGCCATCATGTGGGCGGACGGCGACGAACCCGAGACGTTCTCGCCGTACCTCGTCGGCGAGGGAACCAGCTTCAAGCAGTGGCGCGACCTGGGCGTCCGGGACGCGCTCGCGGAGACGGACGTGCAGGACTTCCACAGCAACCGAGGCCGGATCGACTACGAGACGCTGCTGGAGATCGACCCCGATGTGCTGCTCTTCCGCGGACAGGAGGCCAAGACCGGGCGGGAGTTCCGCGACACCGTCGTCTCGTTCATGGAGGACCACGACGTGGCGAGTTCCCTCACGGCCGTCCGGAACGGCGACGTGTTCCGCGGCGGCCCGCTCTATCAGGGCCCCATCACCAACCTGGTCCTCACCGAACGGGCCGCCGGGCAGGTGTACGGCGTGGAGGACGAACTGTTCGACCGGAACCGGGTCGCCGGGATCGTTAACGGCGACGTCTGA
- a CDS encoding FecCD family ABC transporter permease: MAGGTRSLRTGAVRDRLTWVDGPLVTVVLGSLLIAFSAGLVQVSFGDYTMSIPAAWRAVFDPVVWTNPQFFLRLFLGDALGTEVARAVGLSTAAVELSRETLVVWRIRMPRVVVAAFVGANLAVSGAVFQAVTRNELASPYILGVSSGAGLAILLTLIVFSTLTRFLPLIAALGGMLAFLVVYAIAWRGGTSPVRLVLAGVIVSTVFQSLQTGLFLVADDLAVVQTAIAWTTGSLTGVDWEQVRISLPWTVVALALALVGSRQLNVLLLGERTARSLGMRVERTRFLLSGVAILAASTAIAVAGIVSFVGLIVPHMVRQLVGSDYKRLVVGCLFVGPALMTVADAGARLALPSGQVPVGIVTGLIGGPYFLYLMRRTEALGDL; encoded by the coding sequence ATGGCCGGGGGGACCCGGTCGCTCCGGACGGGCGCGGTGCGGGACCGTCTCACGTGGGTCGACGGCCCGCTCGTCACCGTCGTGCTGGGGAGCCTTCTGATCGCGTTCTCGGCCGGACTCGTCCAGGTCAGCTTCGGCGACTACACGATGTCGATTCCCGCCGCCTGGCGCGCGGTGTTCGATCCGGTCGTCTGGACGAACCCGCAGTTCTTCCTCCGCCTGTTCCTGGGCGACGCGCTCGGAACGGAAGTCGCGCGGGCGGTCGGCCTCTCGACGGCGGCGGTCGAACTGTCCCGGGAAACGCTGGTCGTGTGGCGCATCCGGATGCCCCGCGTCGTGGTCGCGGCGTTCGTCGGCGCGAACCTCGCCGTCTCCGGCGCGGTGTTCCAGGCCGTGACCCGGAACGAACTCGCCTCCCCCTACATCCTCGGCGTCTCCTCCGGCGCGGGGCTCGCGATCCTCCTCACGCTGATCGTCTTCAGCACCCTCACGCGGTTCCTCCCGCTCATCGCCGCGCTCGGCGGCATGCTCGCCTTCCTGGTGGTGTACGCCATCGCCTGGAGGGGCGGGACCAGCCCCGTCAGGCTGGTGCTCGCCGGCGTGATCGTCTCGACCGTCTTCCAGTCGCTCCAGACCGGCCTGTTCCTCGTCGCGGACGACCTGGCGGTGGTCCAGACGGCCATCGCGTGGACGACCGGATCGCTCACCGGCGTCGACTGGGAGCAGGTGCGGATCTCGCTTCCGTGGACGGTCGTCGCGCTCGCGCTCGCGCTCGTCGGTTCGCGACAGCTCAACGTCCTCCTCCTCGGCGAGCGCACCGCGAGGTCGCTCGGAATGCGCGTCGAACGGACCCGCTTTCTGCTGTCGGGCGTCGCCATCCTCGCCGCCTCGACCGCGATCGCCGTGGCCGGGATCGTCAGCTTCGTCGGCCTCATCGTCCCGCACATGGTCCGCCAACTCGTCGGAAGCGACTACAAGCGGCTCGTCGTCGGCTGTCTGTTCGTGGGTCCGGCGCTGATGACCGTCGCCGACGCGGGCGCCCGGCTCGCGCTGCCCTCCGGGCAGGTTCCGGTCGGGATCGTCACGGGTCTCATCGGCGGCCCGTACTTCCTCTACCTGATGCGGAGAACGGAGGCGCTGGGGGACCTATGA
- a CDS encoding ABC transporter ATP-binding protein translates to MSSLGDPDGDDATGADGGGTTPRNRRGAADSPELYVDDVALSYGAGEPVVEAETLVVPAGEVTALVGPNGSGKSTLLRAMAGEKGPDRGSVLLDGREVDAFGAKELARTLGMLSQENVAPDSTSVRELAMHGRYPHRSFFEPVDEGDERAVDRALGLVGVEPLADRAVGDLSGGQKQLAWLAMVLAQETDVLLLDEPTTYLDLHHQLRVLEAVRELNDERGVTVAVVLHDVGQAARFADNLVALKDGEPYDWGPPDEVVTTDLVREVFGVEADVGFGPEGPTVTPRRPLGEGSD, encoded by the coding sequence ATGAGTTCCCTCGGCGACCCCGACGGCGACGACGCGACCGGGGCCGACGGCGGCGGGACGACCCCTCGGAACCGTCGCGGAGCGGCCGACAGCCCGGAGCTGTACGTGGACGACGTCGCGCTCTCCTACGGGGCCGGCGAGCCGGTCGTCGAGGCGGAGACGCTGGTCGTTCCTGCGGGCGAGGTGACCGCCCTGGTCGGCCCGAACGGGAGCGGGAAGTCGACGCTCCTGCGGGCGATGGCCGGGGAGAAGGGACCCGACCGCGGGTCGGTGCTGCTCGACGGCCGCGAGGTGGACGCGTTCGGCGCCAAGGAGCTCGCCCGCACGCTCGGCATGCTCTCCCAGGAGAACGTGGCGCCCGACTCGACGTCCGTCCGCGAACTCGCGATGCACGGCCGCTACCCGCACCGGAGCTTCTTCGAACCGGTCGACGAGGGCGACGAGCGCGCCGTCGACCGCGCGCTGGGGCTCGTCGGGGTCGAACCGCTCGCGGACCGGGCGGTGGGCGACCTCTCGGGCGGGCAGAAACAGCTCGCCTGGCTCGCGATGGTGCTGGCACAGGAGACGGACGTGCTGCTGCTGGACGAGCCGACGACGTACCTCGACCTCCACCACCAGCTTCGGGTGCTCGAGGCCGTCCGCGAACTGAACGACGAGCGCGGCGTCACCGTCGCGGTGGTCCTCCACGACGTCGGCCAGGCGGCCAGGTTCGCGGACAACCTCGTCGCGCTGAAGGACGGCGAGCCGTACGACTGGGGCCCGCCCGACGAGGTGGTGACGACCGACCTCGTGCGCGAGGTGTTCGGCGTCGAGGCCGACGTCGGGTTCGGACCCGAGGGGCCGACGGTCACCCCCCGGCGCCCGCTCGGCGAGGGGTCGGACTGA
- a CDS encoding ABC transporter ATP-binding protein: MSADDASVFDVYRDRVSRPLHRLFTEYGTDEWRWLVLGMTANVVARAASLLPPVVLGAAIDSSFQGDDPYALPLVPASLLPTDAPDAEQFWFSAALIVGAFLVTAVLTWVYGVAANNFAHSVMHAVRTDSYAKMQDLDMWFFDGKQTGEVMSVLNNDATNLERFLDDALQNSVRIGVMLVGIGIVLFLENAQLAALTLVAVPAMVGFTYWFMKAVEPRYAAQREAVADLNTRLENALGGIRLVKSTGSEAYETDRVRRSSLAYYRRTLSMLRLNYVYRPGMELLAGVSFAVTFVVGGIWLIGGTAPGPLSGDLTAGAFVTFLFLSQRFVTPLAEVSNIVSQYENAKASCERVFGLQDVPRRVTDEPDALELDDVEGAVEYDGVSFRYADGDPADAGSTPVEPARADGGSPEDGPSEGGPREDGRTDGGDDWILRDVDFAVEPGETVALVGPTGAGKSTLLKLLLRLYDVNRGAVRVDGHDVREVTARSLRRSVGYVSQDTFLFDGTVAENVLYGTFGSAGARGGNGEVAEVQGDVEAAAKAAEAHEFIRNLPEAYDTEVGERGVKLSGGQRQRLSIARTVLQDPDVLVLDEATSAVDTETELLIQRSLDRLAADRTTFVIAHRLSTVKDADEILVLEGGEVVERGVHEELLSADGLYAKLWGVQAGEIESLPESFVQRARERQAETVPPNEDD, from the coding sequence ATGAGCGCGGACGACGCGAGCGTCTTCGACGTCTACCGGGACCGCGTGAGTCGTCCCCTCCATCGGCTGTTCACGGAGTACGGCACCGACGAGTGGCGCTGGCTCGTGCTGGGGATGACCGCGAACGTCGTCGCCCGGGCGGCCAGCCTGCTCCCGCCGGTCGTGCTCGGCGCCGCCATCGACAGCTCCTTCCAGGGCGACGACCCGTACGCGCTCCCGCTGGTCCCCGCGTCGCTGCTCCCGACGGACGCGCCCGACGCCGAACAGTTCTGGTTCTCGGCGGCGCTCATCGTCGGGGCGTTCCTTGTGACCGCCGTGCTGACCTGGGTGTACGGCGTCGCCGCGAACAACTTCGCCCACAGCGTGATGCACGCGGTCCGAACCGACTCGTACGCGAAGATGCAGGACCTGGACATGTGGTTCTTCGACGGCAAACAGACCGGGGAGGTGATGTCCGTCCTGAACAACGACGCGACGAACCTCGAGCGGTTCCTCGACGACGCGCTTCAGAACTCCGTCCGCATCGGCGTGATGCTCGTCGGCATCGGGATCGTGCTGTTCCTCGAGAACGCCCAGCTCGCCGCGCTCACCCTCGTCGCCGTCCCGGCGATGGTCGGGTTCACCTACTGGTTCATGAAGGCGGTCGAGCCGCGCTACGCCGCCCAACGCGAGGCGGTCGCCGACCTCAACACCCGACTGGAGAACGCGCTCGGCGGCATCCGGCTCGTGAAGTCGACGGGGAGCGAGGCGTACGAGACCGACCGCGTCCGCCGGAGTTCGCTCGCCTACTACCGGAGGACGCTCTCGATGCTCCGGCTGAACTACGTCTACCGGCCGGGGATGGAACTGCTGGCCGGCGTCTCCTTCGCGGTCACCTTCGTCGTCGGGGGCATCTGGCTCATCGGCGGGACGGCGCCGGGGCCGCTCTCCGGCGATCTGACGGCGGGCGCGTTCGTCACGTTCCTCTTTCTCTCCCAGCGGTTCGTCACGCCGCTGGCGGAGGTGTCCAACATCGTCTCCCAGTACGAGAACGCGAAGGCGTCGTGTGAGCGCGTGTTCGGCCTGCAGGACGTCCCGCGGCGGGTGACCGACGAGCCGGACGCGCTGGAACTGGACGACGTCGAGGGCGCCGTCGAGTACGACGGCGTCTCGTTCCGGTACGCGGACGGCGACCCCGCCGACGCCGGGTCGACCCCGGTCGAACCGGCGCGTGCGGACGGCGGTTCCCCGGAAGACGGTCCCTCCGAGGGCGGCCCCCGGGAGGACGGGCGTACGGACGGCGGCGACGACTGGATCCTTCGGGACGTCGACTTCGCGGTCGAGCCGGGCGAGACGGTCGCGCTCGTCGGGCCGACCGGGGCGGGGAAGTCGACGCTCCTGAAGCTGCTGTTGCGCCTGTACGACGTGAACCGCGGCGCGGTCCGGGTGGACGGCCACGACGTGCGCGAGGTGACCGCGCGGAGCCTCCGCCGGTCGGTGGGCTACGTGAGCCAGGACACGTTCCTCTTCGACGGGACCGTGGCCGAGAACGTGCTGTACGGCACGTTCGGTTCGGCGGGCGCCCGGGGCGGGAACGGAGAGGTCGCCGAGGTGCAGGGGGACGTCGAGGCCGCCGCGAAGGCCGCGGAGGCCCACGAGTTCATCCGGAACCTGCCGGAGGCCTACGACACCGAGGTCGGCGAGCGCGGCGTGAAGCTCTCGGGCGGCCAGCGTCAGCGGCTCTCCATCGCCCGGACCGTCCTCCAGGACCCCGACGTCCTCGTGCTCGACGAGGCGACCTCCGCGGTGGACACCGAGACCGAGCTGCTCATCCAGCGCTCGCTCGACAGGCTGGCGGCCGACCGCACCACGTTCGTCATCGCACACCGGCTCTCGACGGTGAAGGACGCCGACGAGATACTCGTCCTCGAGGGCGGCGAGGTGGTCGAACGTGGGGTGCACGAGGAACTCCTCTCGGCGGACGGGCTGTACGCGAAGCTCTGGGGCGTGCAGGCCGGCGAGATCGAGTCGCTCCCCGAGTCGTTCGTCCAGCGCGCCAGGGAACGGCAGGCGGAGACCGTCCCCCCGAACGAGGACGACTGA
- a CDS encoding GYD domain-containing protein, whose amino-acid sequence MSTYIALADVNEQEFQNPQELVSIWGDIREDVEKLGGELLDSYALVGGYDFVVTFEVDEEDAAMQIAMAIERHGLDTQTMRAIPTDRLGELVDDI is encoded by the coding sequence GTGTCCACGTACATCGCGCTGGCCGACGTGAACGAACAGGAGTTCCAGAACCCCCAGGAGCTCGTGTCCATCTGGGGCGACATCCGCGAGGACGTCGAGAAGCTCGGCGGCGAACTCCTCGACAGCTACGCGCTCGTGGGCGGGTACGACTTCGTCGTCACCTTCGAGGTGGACGAGGAGGACGCGGCCATGCAGATCGCGATGGCGATCGAGCGACACGGGCTCGACACCCAGACGATGCGCGCGATCCCCACCGATCGGTTGGGCGAACTCGTCGACGACATCTGA
- a CDS encoding S8 family serine peptidase, whose product MTDEPRRRYDRRTVLKAGGALGATAALPLAADTARAAGTVDDRLDLSASDALHEVIVVFADDESVARLSGDLDLREGIYEYRMLSMAYTALTSGQVRTVAGWDGVRRVRKAVELEYYDDDARGLVGVDAASDLGYDGSGVDVAVIDSGFSGPHPDFEGRIESNWQWVDDPLGSPDADWVDLGADADTDDLGHGTHVSGTIAGDGGASDGRYRGMAPGARLSVYSTNATQYLPYVVGAWDHVLARADDPDVDFDPDVVSNSYGVARDVRYNPDDPVNVATWEAYRRGMVVAFAAGNDGPAVDTLNRFAKAPHVLCVAATDDDREVTEFSSRGRTPDEDRETNYDRRTALGNLGRFHAAMTNEERTLDSGTWDGELGPSGTGSDYHAWEAPNGADVLALTLDLTPDGEQITVTVHEGSRDGTEVGKMGEEPVYQHYTLTTDVTGGETYWIELEPAANVAVTYEIDYEGFEQIRGEPEQFRPVGVYRPAVGTPGNSLVSTVGPTDPLDALEPDEEPYYTPMTGTSMATPVTAGVATLLIDAARMNGREWSPVDVINVLEATAEAVHGSYTPWNVGAGFVNAEAAVRRAERGEFADFDEVELTDTES is encoded by the coding sequence ATGACTGACGAGCCGCGCAGGCGATACGACAGACGCACGGTGCTGAAAGCGGGTGGCGCGCTCGGTGCCACGGCGGCCCTGCCGCTCGCCGCGGACACGGCGAGGGCCGCCGGGACCGTGGACGACCGGCTCGACCTCTCGGCTTCGGACGCGCTCCACGAGGTGATCGTCGTCTTCGCCGACGACGAGTCGGTCGCCCGGCTGTCCGGGGACCTCGACCTCCGGGAGGGGATCTACGAGTATCGGATGCTGTCGATGGCCTACACGGCCCTGACGAGCGGCCAGGTTCGGACGGTCGCGGGCTGGGACGGCGTCCGGCGGGTCCGGAAGGCGGTCGAACTGGAGTACTACGACGACGACGCGCGCGGCCTGGTGGGGGTCGATGCCGCCAGCGACCTCGGCTACGACGGATCGGGCGTGGACGTGGCCGTCATCGACAGCGGGTTCAGCGGACCGCACCCGGACTTCGAGGGGCGGATCGAGTCGAACTGGCAGTGGGTCGACGACCCGCTCGGGAGTCCGGACGCGGACTGGGTGGACCTCGGAGCCGACGCCGACACGGACGACCTGGGTCACGGGACCCACGTCTCGGGGACCATCGCCGGCGACGGGGGCGCGAGCGACGGCCGGTACCGCGGGATGGCCCCCGGCGCGCGCCTGTCGGTGTACTCGACGAACGCCACCCAGTACCTGCCGTACGTCGTCGGCGCGTGGGACCACGTCCTCGCGCGTGCCGACGACCCCGACGTGGACTTCGACCCGGACGTGGTCTCGAACTCCTACGGGGTCGCCCGGGACGTCCGGTACAACCCCGACGACCCGGTGAACGTGGCCACCTGGGAGGCGTACCGCCGCGGGATGGTCGTCGCGTTCGCCGCGGGCAACGACGGCCCGGCCGTCGACACGCTCAACCGGTTCGCGAAGGCGCCCCACGTGCTCTGCGTCGCCGCGACGGACGACGACCGGGAGGTGACGGAGTTCTCCTCGCGCGGCCGCACCCCCGACGAGGACCGCGAGACCAACTACGACCGCCGGACGGCGCTGGGAAACCTCGGCCGGTTCCACGCGGCGATGACCAACGAAGAGCGCACCCTCGACTCCGGGACGTGGGACGGCGAACTCGGACCCTCCGGGACGGGGAGCGACTACCACGCCTGGGAGGCCCCGAACGGGGCCGACGTCCTGGCGCTGACGCTCGATCTCACCCCCGACGGCGAGCAGATCACGGTGACCGTCCACGAGGGCAGCCGGGACGGCACCGAGGTGGGCAAGATGGGCGAGGAGCCGGTCTACCAGCACTACACGCTGACGACCGACGTCACCGGGGGCGAGACCTACTGGATCGAGCTCGAACCCGCCGCGAACGTCGCCGTCACCTACGAGATCGACTACGAGGGCTTCGAGCAGATCAGGGGCGAACCCGAGCAGTTCCGGCCGGTCGGGGTGTACCGGCCGGCCGTCGGGACGCCCGGCAACTCGTTGGTGTCCACGGTCGGACCGACCGACCCGCTGGACGCACTCGAACCCGACGAGGAGCCCTACTACACGCCGATGACCGGCACGTCGATGGCGACGCCGGTGACCGCGGGCGTCGCCACCCTGCTGATAGACGCCGCGAGGATGAACGGTCGCGAGTGGTCGCCCGTGGACGTGATCAACGTCCTCGAGGCGACGGCCGAGGCCGTCCACGGATCGTACACCCCCTGGAACGTCGGCGCGGGCTTCGTGAACGCGGAGGCCGCGGTCCGGCGGGCCGAACGGGGCGAATTCGCCGACTTCGACGAAGTCGAACTCACGGACACTGAATCATGA